One Fundulus heteroclitus isolate FHET01 chromosome 1, MU-UCD_Fhet_4.1, whole genome shotgun sequence genomic window carries:
- the mfsd5 gene encoding molybdate-anion transporter yields the protein MLVTAYFAIIVLLALCVGLEFTARRLTPPQPTPTAVANPAFRRFQSVFLRAYLLALWADWLQGPYLYKLYRHYSFLESQIAILYVCGLASCVLFAPFSGWLPQALGRRQTCLLFCVSYSACCLTKLSRDYFVLIVGRILGGLSTSLLATTFEAWYVHRHVEVHDFPREWIPSTFNKVATWNHGLAVGAGLVANLLAEWLHLGPVAPFLLAVPCLGCCGWVVLTDWGKEEAEGGPEGEKHTPMLGAANGGAARLSAKARFSRSCQEGLRCLLSDRRVLLLGGVQALFESVLYIFVFLWTPVLDPHGPPLGIVFSCLMAASMVGSLLYRLATSTRYRLQPGQVLCLAVLMAFFSFFMLTFSTAAGQPRPHDSFLAFLLLELACGLYFPAVSFLQGRVVPEEKRAGVLAWFRLPLHLLACLGLLALHGEVSGTGGGEGGGGTRHMFGGCAVMMLAALMAVISLFTLSRNDTDLRLEGCRGEGEME from the coding sequence ATGTTGGTGACAGCCTATTTTGCCATCATCGTCCTGCTGGCCCTCTGTGTGGGCCTGGAGTTCACGGCCCGCCGCCTCACGCCGCCCCAGCCCACCCCCACCGCCGTGGCCAACCCGGCTTTCCGTCGATTCCAGAGCGTATTCCTGCGGGCGTACCTGCTGGCCCTGTGGGCGGACTGGCTCCAGGGGCCGTACCTCTACAAACTGTACCGCCACTACAGCTTCCTGGAGTCCCAGATAGCCATTTTGTACGTGTGCGGCCTGGCCTCCTGTGTCCTGTTCGCTCCGTTCTCGGGCTGGCTCCCCCAGGCCCTGGGCCGCCGGCAGACGTGCCTCCTCTTCTGCGTGTCCTACTCCGCCTGCTGCCTCACCAAGCTCTCCAGGGACTACTTCGTGCTGATCGTGGGCCGCATCCTGGGGGGTCTGTCCACGTCCCTGCTCGCCACCACCTTTGAAGCCTGGTACGTGCACAGACACGTCGAGGTCCACGACTTCCCCAGAGAGTGGATCCCCAGCACCTTCAACAAGGTTGCCACCTGGAACCACGGCCTGGCTGTGGGAGCGGGGCTCGTGGCCAACCTGCTGGCTGAGTGGCTCCACTTGGGACCGGTGGCTCCGTTCCTGCTGGCCGTGCCGTGCCTCGGCTGCTGCGGCTGGGTGGTGCTGACGGACTGGGGCAAGGAGGAGGCGGAAGGAGGCCCCGAAGGGGAGAAGCACACTCCGATGCTTGGCGCCGCCAACGGAGGCGCGGCTCGTCTGTCGGCCAAAGCTCGATTCTCGCGCAGCTGCCAGGAGGGGCTGCGCTGCTTGCTGTCCGACCGGAGGGTCCTGCTCCTCGGCGGAGTGCAGGCTCTCTTTGAGAGCGTCCTCTACATATTCGTGTTCCTGTGGACTCCGGTGCTGGACCCCCACGGCCCCCCTTTAGGAATCGTCTTCTCCTGCCTCATGGCGGCCAGCATGGTGGGCTCCCTGCTGTACCGCCTGGCCACCTCCACCCGCTACCGCCTGCAGCCCGGCCAGGTGCTCTGCCTCGCCGTCCTGATGGCCTTCTTCTCGTTCTTCATGCTGACGTTCTCCACGGCGGCGGGGCAGCCGAGACCCCACGACTCCTTCCTGGCCTTCCTGCTGCTGGAGCTGGCCTGTGGCCTGTACTTCCCCGCCGTCAGCTTCCTGCAGGGCCGAGTGGTCCCGGAGGAGAAGCGCGCCGGCGTGCTGGCCTGGTTCCGGCTGCCGCTGCACCTGCTGGCCTGCCTGGGACTGCTGGCGCTCCACGGCGAGGTGTCGGGGACGGGCGGGGGGGAAGGCGGCGGCGGCACCCGGCACATGTTCGGCGGCTGCGCCGTCATGATGCTGGCGGCTCTGATGGCCGTCATTAGTCTTTTCACGCTGAGCAGGAACGACACGGACCTGAGACTGGAGGGGTGCcgaggggagggggagatggAGTAA
- the nr1d4a gene encoding nuclear receptor subfamily 1, group D, member 4a → MDNSPGGGSGVILYAGSSGSASPSPDSPSSGYQTQSPSSHSQPSSPEEVTFTEIGALKQGRPTGGNTPTSKLVFQFPEVYSASSAAATQQQPFAHPIAGKRPCGFAGTFTKTGGMVLLCKVCGDIASGFHYGVHACEGCKGFFRRSIQQNINYKMCVKNENCLIMRMNRNRCQHCRFKKCLSVGMSRDAVRFGRIPKREKQRLLDEMQSYMNSLNESAAMDMESSGRDGTTSNDNCSSKEAIGTISRAYQDIFVGSNGSHERSSNRAGNSTSSNNNNINASTFSPDDGFQASSHTNSSHSYQSCPVSHASMCPVASNDNQPAFHKVDNSRYSYVVSTNQNHSQSHAEMGQRVSSTNHNAFPTGEVAQSQPSCPWKLAAGAKVLACPLNACPVSGAERTSQEIWESFSQCFTPAVKEVVEFAKGIPGFQELSQQDQVMLLKSGTFQVLMVRFCTLFNAEQRTVTFLNGQTYSLSTLRALGMGSLLDAMFEFSGKLGSLGLEPDEMALFMAVVLVSADRAGISDLSAVEQLQEGLIRALRSLISRRRPDDSALFPKLLLRLPDLRTLNNLHSDKLLAFRIDP, encoded by the exons ATGGACAACAGCCCTGGAGGTG GAAGCGGAGTCATCCTGTATGCAGGATCTTCCGGTAGCGCCAGCCCGAGCCCCGACAGCCCCTCCAGTGGGTATCAAACGCAGTCCCCGTCTTCACACTCCCAGCCTTCATCTCCGGAAGAGGTTACCTTCACCGAGATCGGGGCTCTCAAGCAGGGGAGGCCAACTGGGGGCAACACGCCGACCTCCAAGCTGGTGTTCCAGTTCCCAGAGGTCTACAGTGCCTCCTCAGCCGCAGCTACTCAACAGCAACCCTTCGCACACCCCATTGCGGGAAAGAGGCCCTGCGGGTTTGCGGGAACTTTCACCA AGACGGGTGGAATGGTCCTGCTCTGTAAAGTTTGTGGCGACATCGCGTCTGGTTTCCACTATGGAGTGCATGCATGTGAGGGCTGCAAG GGCTTCTTCCGTCGCAGCATCCAGCAGAACATCAACTACAAGATGTGCGTGAAGAACGAGAACTGCCTGATCATGCGCATGAACCGCAACAGATGCCAGCACTGTCGCTTCAAGAAATGCCTCTCCGTCGGCATGTCGCGAGATG CTGTCCGTTTCGGCCGCATCCCTAAACGGGAGAAGCAGCGACTTCTTGATGAAATGCAGAGCTACATGAACAGCCTGAACGAGTCAGCTGCCATGGACATGGAGTCCTCAGGGAGGGACGGCACCACCAGCAATGACAACTGCAGCTCAAAGGAGGCCATCGGGACCATTTCCAGAGCCTATCAGGACATCTTCGTCGGAAGCAACGGCAGCCATGAGCGATCATCCAACAGGGCCGGCAATTCCACttccagcaacaacaacaacatcaatgCATCTACCTTTTCTCCGGATGATGGTTTCCAAGCATCATCTCATACCAACTCCAGCCACAGTTATCAGTCCTGCCCTGTTTCCCATGCATCCATGTGCCCTGTTGCCTCTAACGACAATCAGCCTGCATTTCACAAAGTGGACAACAGCCGCTATTCTTATGTAgtgtcaaccaatcagaatcACAGCCAGTCACACGCTGAGATGGGCCAAAGGGTCAGCTCCACCAATCATAACGCTTTTCCCACCGGAGAAGTCGCCCAGAGCCAGCCCTCGTGTCCGTGGAAGTTAGCAGCAGGAGCTAAAGTGCTG GCCTGTCCTCTCAATGCGTGCCCTGTATCAGGAGCCGAGCGGACGAGTCAGGAGATATGGGAATCCTTTTCTCAGTGTTTCACCCCCGCTGTGAAGGAGGTGGTGGAGTTTGCCAAGGGTATTCCTGGGTTCCAAGAACTAAGCCAACAGGACCAGGTCATGCTGCTGAAGTCTGGCACATTCCAG GTTCTCATGGTGAGGTTTTGCACGTTGTTCAACGCCGAGCAACGCACAGTGACCTTCTTAAATGGCCAAACGTACTCCCTGTCCACTTTGCGAGCCTTGGGCATGGGGTCCCTTCTGGATGCAATGTTTGAATTCAGCGGGAAGCTGGGCTCCCTGGGGCTGGAGCCTGATGAGATGGCCCTGTTCATGGCTGTGGTGCTGGTTTCTGCAG ACCGCGCTGGGATCTCGGACCTGAGCGCcgtggagcagctgcaggaggGCCTGATCCGCGCCCTCCGGTCGCTGATCAGTCGCCGCCGCCCAGACGACTCCGCCCTCTTTCCCAAACTCCTGCTGCGCCTGCCGGACCTGCGAACCCTCAACAACCTGCACTCCGACAAACTGCTGGCCTTCCGCATCGACCCATAA